A window from Fragaria vesca subsp. vesca linkage group LG5, FraVesHawaii_1.0, whole genome shotgun sequence encodes these proteins:
- the LOC101294758 gene encoding glutamate decarboxylase-like codes for MVISSTSGDRSDHFLDCTFASRYVRNPVPKFRMPESSQPKEAAYQIINDELMLDGTPRLNLASFVTTWMEPECEKIMMASMNKNYVDMDEYPVTTELQNRCVNMISHLFNAPIGEAETAIGVGTVGSSEAIMLAGLAFKRKWQHRRKLEGKPFDKPNIVTGANVQVCWEKFARYFEVELKEVKLSDGYYVMDPVKAVEMVDENTICVAAILGSTLTGEFEDVKLLNDLLIKKNKETGWETPIHVDAASGGFIAPFLYPDIEWDFRLPLVKSINVSGHKYGLVYAGVGWVVWRSKEDLPDELVFHINYLGSDQPTFTLNFSKGSSQIIAQYYQFIRLGFEGYKNVMENCMENARALKEGLLSTGRFKILSKDIGVPLVAFTLKDSSKHTVFEIADTLRKYGWIVPAYTMPANAEHVAVLRVVVREDFSRSLAERLLSDIDKVLKEIDTLPSRVSMKAAHVSATVDEVVNASEGMVNAAKKSIEEIQKEVATYWKNLVERKRTGAC; via the exons ATGGTGATCTCTTCGACCTCCGGTGACCGTTCAGATCACTTTCTGGACTGCACCTTTGCTTCCAGATATGTGCGCAATCCCGTCCCCAA GTTCAGGATGCCGGAGAGTTCACAACCCAAAGAGGCAGCTTATCAGATAATAAACGACGAGCTTATGCTGGATGGGACTCCGAGGCTCAACTTGGCCTCATTTGTGACCACCTGGATGGAGCCGGAATGCGAAAAAATCATGATGGCCTCCATGAACAAGAACTATGTCGACATGGATGAGTACCCTGTCACCACTGAACTTCAG AATCGCTGTGTGAATATGATTTCCCACCTTTTCAATGCTCCCATCGGAGAAGCTGAAACTGCTATTGGTGTGGGAACGGTAGGATCTTCAGAGGCAATAATGCTAGCAGGCCTGGCTTTTAAAAGAAAATGGCAGCACAGGAGAAAATTAGAAGGCAAACCCTTTGACAAACCCAACATTGTGACTGGAGCTAACGTGCAG GTTTGCTGGGAAAAGTTTGCTAGGTATTTCGAGGTCGAACTGAAGGAGGTGAAGCTATCAGATGGATACTATGTGATGGACCCTGTCAAAGCAGTTGAGATGGTTGATGAGAACACTATCTGTGTTGCAGCTATTCTAGGTTCAACCCTGACGGGAGAGTTTGAGGATGTGAAACTCCTTAATGACCTTCTTATTAAGAAGAATAAGGAGACAGGATGGGAAACTCCCATTCATGTTGATGCTGCCAGTGGAGGCTTTATAGCTCCATTCCTTTATCCTGATATTGAGTGGGACTTCCGTTTGCCATTAGTCAAGAGTATCAATGTAAGTGGCCACAAGTATGGCCTTGTATATGCTGGTGTTGGATGGGTTGTGTGGAGGAGTAAAGAGGACTTGCCCGATGAGCTTGTGTTTCACATCAATTATCTTGGATCTGACCAACCAACTTTCACCCTCAACTTTTCCAAAG GGTCTAGCCAGATAATTGCTCAGTACTATCAGTTTATACGTCTGGGATTTGAG GGTTACAAAAATGTGATGGAAAACTGCATGGAGAATGCAAGAGCACTGAAAGAAGGACTATTGAGTACAGGTCGATTTAAAATTCTTTCAAAAGACATAGGAGTGCCCCTTGTGGCTTTCACTCTAAAAGACAGCAGCAAGCACACTGTGTTTGAGATAGCTGATACTTTGAGAAAGTATGGATGGATAGTTCCAGCCTACACTATGCCAGCCAATGCAGAACATGTTGCTGTTCTTCGCGTGGTTGTCAGGGAGGACTTTAGTCGGAGCTTGGCAGAGAGACTCCTCTCAGACATCGACAAGGTTTTGAAAGAAATCGACACACTGCCAAGCCGCGTGTCTATGAAAGCTGCACATGTCTCGGCTACTGTCGACGAAGTAGTCAATGCCAGTGAAGGGATGGTAAATGCTGCTAAGAAAAGTATAGAGGAGATTCAGAAAGAGGTAGCAACATATTGGAAGAACCTTGTGGAAAGAAAGAGAACAGGTGCATGCTAG
- the LOC101294464 gene encoding uncharacterized protein LOC101294464, translated as MFRGFHLSKTQDTSHRLRSEKKSMLLQSCVPSSVEVGNQDVCVSVLRSYKLQKISLHKSCGVDDDSIQSCKLCGQSESVLNLLLCDRCEEAFHVSCCKPRVVLPIDEWFCHSCAKMSELSSFTISLSRSIGQGIGPCQYELGSVLSPIAAMMKYPEPFKSKVRIGEAYQAQVPDWAPLNEAKMDNGDCSDADTQMKSHTASRKRKQDFSS; from the exons ATGTTTCGCGGTTTCCACCTGTCGAAGACACAAGACACATCGCACCGACTCAGATCTG AAAAAAAAAGTATGTTACTTCAGAGCTGTGTACCGAGTTCAGTTGAAGTAGGCAACCAAGATGTTTGCGTTTCCGTACTTAGAAGCTATAAGCTCCAAAAGATTTCCCTCCATAAAAGTTGTGGTGTTGATGATGATTCTATTCAGTCGTGTAAGCTGTGTGGTCAATCTGAAAGTGTATTGAATCTGTTACTCTGCGATCGTTGTGAGGAAGCATTCCATGTTTCTTGCTGCAAACCCAGAGTGGTTTTGCCAATTGACGAGTGGTTTTGTCATTCTTGTGCTAAAATGTCAGAGCTTAGTTCGTTCACGATATCATTATCACGTAGTATTGGTCAGGGGATCGGTCCGTGTCAATATGAGTTAGGTTCAGTATTGAGTCCTATAGCGGCTATGATGAAGTACCCGGAGCCATTTAAATCTAAGGTTCGAATCGGTGAAGCATATCAAGCCCAAGTTCCTGACTG GGCTCCGCTGAATGAAGCCAAAATGGATAACGGGGATTGTTCTGATGCCGATACTCAG ATGAAATCACATACTGCTTCTAGAAAGAGAAAGCAAGATTTTTCATCATAA